The Nostoc sp. 'Peltigera membranacea cyanobiont' N6 genome contains the following window.
GAGGATCTTAAGCACCAGGCAACTGCCAAAGCAATCAAAATCATTATGAGATGCATCATTTTTCCTCCCTGGCTTGGCGTGCTGATTGAATGCGTTTGGCGATCGCTGCTATTTGCTCGCTAGCTGCTTCATCTAGGCTATCAGCAAAGGCAGCAACAACATCGGGGTTCCCCACCGCTAAAAATCGCTGTAACTGCTCGTGAGCTTTGATAACATCTGATTGCTGCTTACTCAGCATTGGCCGCCAATAAAATGCCCGCTCTTTTTTATCGCAGGCTAACCAACCTTTATCAGTGAGGCGACGTAAGACGGTGGTGACAGAAGTATACGCTAATTCGCGGTTGGGATCGGTCAAAATGCGATCGTGTACATCCTTGACTGTGGCTGAACCCAGTTCCCAGATGATATTTAAAATTTCCGCTTCCAACGGGCCTAAAGATAATTGTTTAGGGCGGTAATCGGGTAAAGGTGCCATAGCGATTTCGATTTGAGGTTTTGGATAAGCGGAGTGGAAGTGAAAATTTCGGTTTTTGTTTGGCAAGGTTAGTCAGTATGCGTAGTGGTGCTAACCTGGAATACCAAATATAGCTTTAAGATATCTGTTCTTGTTTTAGATTACAGGATAATGCCGCAAGTCTAAAAGTCTATAAGCATAAAAATGGACTTTTTAAGTATTTATGTATTGAATAGGTTACATAATGCATTCTGATGCTAAAAAAATCTCTGGGAGTAATTGTAACTATAGTTAGTGACACCAACTAGGTAGAATGTTATTTTGCGGCAGTAGTATTAAAGCAGGTGTATCCAGCGCGTGAAGCTATTCGTATACCACACTCCTGAATTGACTCCAACAGGTAAAGCGCCAGAATGTGCGATCGCAGTCGATGTCTTGCGAGCCACTAGCACAATAGCGACAGTTTTGGCAGCTGGAGGCGAAGCTGTACAAGTATTCAGCGATTTAGATCGGTTAATTGAAGTTAGTGAAAAATGGCCATCTGAAAAACGGCTGCGGGCTGGAGAACGCGGCGGCGCGAAAGTACCTGGCTTTGAGTTGGGGAACTCTCCCCTCGACTGCACACCAGAATTAGTCCAGGGGCGGCGGTTGTTTATCAGTACCACCAATGGCACTCGTGCCTTACAACGGGTACAAGACTCCCCAAATCTCTTAGCAGCAGCCTTAATTAACCGGGCGGCTGTGGTGCAATTTGTTATAGAGAAGCAACCAGAGACAGTGTGGATTGTCGGTTCCGGTTGGGAAGGTAGTTTTTCTTTAGAGGATACAGTTTGTGCAGGTGCGATCGCGCATAGTATTTTGCAGCAAACCCAGTTTTCACCAGAAGAACTCGCTGGGAATGATGAAGTAGCTGGTGCGATCGCTCTTTATTCTCAATGGCAAGATAACTTATTAGGATTATTCCACCAAGCTAGTCACGGTCAACGATTGTTACGCCTTGACTGTCTAGATGATTTAAAATATTGTTCCCAAACTGATATTTTAGATGTCTTGCCCATACAACATGAGACGGGAGTATTAAAAAGGGGATAGGGACTGGGGATTAAGGAAGAGTTTTCCCAATCCCCAATCCCCAATCCCCAGTACCCAATACCCAATCTTGAAGCATTTGCCGAAGTCTTTGTCGCCAATGAGGTGGATAAGTCCCTAAAATTCCGGCAATTTTTCCACAAGCAAGCACAGAATAGGCTGGGCGACGGGCTGGTGTGGGATATTCGGCAGTTGTAATGGGGACAATACGTTCAAGTTTCAAAGGGAAACCTAGCTGTTGGGCTTCTTCAAAAATGGCAACGGCGAAGTCGTACCAGCTAGCAACGCCGCTATTCGTGTAGTGATAAGTGCCGCTAATTTCTGGGGCTAACTGGAGAGTCGTTTGGGCGATGACTGCGGCTATATCTTGCGCCCAAGTTGGGCTACCAATTTGATCGGCGACAACACGGATTTCTTGGCGTTCTGCACCTAATCGCAGCATGGTTTTGACAAAGTTACTTTTGCCAAAGGTTCCATAAACCCAAGCAGTACGGAGGATGAGGTGATGGGCGCAAGTTTCCCGAATTGCTTCTTCTCCAGCAAGTTTGGTTTTACCGTAAACACTCAAGGGATTAGTTACATCGGTTTCCTGATAAGGGCGATACCCATTACCATCAAAAACATAATCGGTCGAAATATGAATCAGAAAAGCTCCTAACTTTTGGCTTTCTTGGGCAATAATTAGGGGTGCGATCGCATTAATAGCGTTTGCAACTTCAGGTTCGCTTTCTGCTTTGTCTACAGCAGTGTAAGCAGCAGCATTAATGATGATTTGCGGCTGCTTTGCTCTGATAAAGTTGCGGAGAGTATCGGGTTGGGCAAGGTCTACTGTTGGACGGATTACTGAGATAATATCGCCATAGCTTGGGAGGATTTGTTCTAATTCCTTACCTACTTGACCGTTGCTACCAATCAGCAAAATTGATTTACTCATCCTAATTAGTTCTCGAATCTAACGCAATCATCAAGCCTAATTAAATACTTCCGCAGTTCTCAAAGATTTACCCGCTTGGTCTTTAGCTGATAAAATCGGTGTAGCACTCACGGGCCAATCTATCGCTAAATCTGGATCGTTCCATAAGATGGTGCGATCGCCTTGGGGCGCGTAGTAATCTGTAGCTTTGTAGAGAACTTCGGCTATTTCTGAAAGCACGAGAAAGCCGTGAGCAAAGCCTGGTGGTATCCACAGTAGGCGTTTGTTCTCAGCACTGAGTTCATAACCTACCCACTTTCCAAAAGTAGTCGAACTTTTTCTGATATCTACGGCTACGTCAAAGATAGTGCCAACAATAGCCCGGACAAGTTTACCTTGGGGTTGGTGAATTTGGTAGTGCAATCCCCGCAAAACGTTTTGTTTAGAGCAAGAGTGGTTATCTTGGACGAAGTTGGCAACAATACCAGTCTCTTGGGCAAATTTGCGATCGTTGTAGGCTTCAAAAAAGAACCCGCGATCGTCCGCAAATACTTGGGGTTCGAGTTGTATAACTTCAGGAATTTTGGTACGTACAATGCTCATTAATATTATTTCGAGTAACCCACCACAGTATTAATTGTGAGAGTAATTTAATGCTTGTATTTTACAGCTAGCAGGTAACACTTCGACTGTGGCCTTTCCTGTTTTTAACAAGTAAATCACGTTAGTTCGATTTGACAGTCATCGCCAATTAGAAATCGCAAGGCTTTAGGGCGACGGGGTGCAAGAGTCAATTGGGCCCTTTGTCCAATCACACTATCAATAATGCGCTGATGAATTCCGGCAATTTTAGCGCCTTCTAAAATTACACTGTGTTCTAAATCAGTATCAATAAGTGTCACATTGTTAGCAATACTACTATAAGGGCCAATAAAGCAGTTTTCTAAATGACAATTACTACCAATCACTACTGGCCCCCGAATTGTGCAGTTAATTACTTGAGATTTTGCACCGATTTGGACTCTTCCTATAATTTGACTTTGGGCATCGACTTCGCCAAGAACTGATGCTTTCAGATAGGTGTCGAGAATCAATCGGTTAGCTTCTAATAAGTCATCTTTTTTACCAGTATCTAACCACCAACCCTGGAGTTTATAGGCTAAAACTTGTTTATCCTGATTAATTAGGTATTGAATAGCATCAGTAATTTCTAATTCGCCTCTGGTAGAAGGTTGGATATTTGCGATCGCATCAAAGATGACGTGAGAAAAGAAATAAACTCCTACCAGTGCTAAATTTGAAGGAGGATCTTTGGGTTTTTCAATTAATTGTAATACCCGTCCTGTATCATCTACTTCAGCCACACCAAAGGCGCTAGGATTGGCAACCGAACGCAAGAGAATCAAAGCATCTGGCTGTTGTTGGCTAAATTGTTGCAGAAAGTAACGTAGCTCACCTAGTTGAATTAGGTTATCGCCCAAGTACATGACAAAGGGAGAATCGCCTAAAAAGGGACGGGCGATTTGGACGGCGTGAGCAAGTCCCAGTGGCCGATCTTGTTCTATATAGGTGATGTTTGCTCCAAAGCATTCTCCATTTCCGGTTTTTCCTTGAACTTCTGTTCCAGTTTCCGGGCTGATGATGATGCCAATATCAGTAATCCCAGTAGCAACCATTTCTTCGATGCCATACCACAAAACGGGTTTATTCGCAACTGGTACGAGTTGTTTAGCTCCGCTATAGGTGAGGGGACGTAGGCGTGTACCTTTCCCGCCAGAGAGAATTAGTGCTTTCATAGGGATTGAGGATTATTTATCAGTCATTAGTCAAGATAATCTGAAATCTGGACAAAATCCTAAATCCTGACATCTAATTATGGTGTTAGTTTATCTTTTATATGTAGCGGGATAAAACTTCGACGGTTGCTTTTCCTGTTTTTTCCCAACTGAATTGTTGACAGTGAGTAATACCTTGGCTAGAAAGGCGCGATCGCAACCCCGAATTAGTTGCGATCGCCTGCATTGCTTCTGTAATTTCTCCGGTGTTGTAGGGATCGATCAAAATCGCTGCATCCCCAGCCACTTCTGGTAAGGAGGAGAGATTGGAGGTAATGACGGGAGTACCACAAGCCATTGCTTCCAGAACCGGTAAACCAAAACCTTCCCAGAGACTGGGGAAAACCAGAGCGATCGCTTCATTGATAATTTTTGGCAATTCGTCATAGGGTACATAATCAAGAAACTTTACCTGATTAGTTATACCTAGTTCTGCAACTTGCGCTGTTAAAGTAGGGGTATAACGGCGATCGCTTGGCCCTACTAACCACAGTTCGTAATCTTGGCGGTTAGGTAGTGCGGCGAAGGCAGTAATTAAGCGTTCAGGATTTTTGTGAGGATTATACCGTCCTAAAAAAAGGAAATAATTTTGCGTTGGTAAATCCAAAAAACGAAACTTTTCACTGTCATACGCTAGTGGAATCACAGTTATTTTGTCTTCGGTAACTCCCAAAAATTTGCTTAAATCTTCAGCCGTTGCCATTGAATCACAAATAACGTGCTTTGATTGTCTTATTACAGCACGAATATAATAGCTGCAATAAAGCCGCTGCGTTATAGAAAACCATTGGGGAAATCTTAAAGGAATTAAATCATGAACAGTAACTACATAAGAACAGGAAGAAAATAGAGGAGCCTCTGGGATAGGAGAAAATAGTAATGTAGACTTCATCTTTCGATATAAATTTGGCAGTTTAAATTGCGTCCATAGCAGACGCTTTAAATGCCCTTTCATACCAAAATCAGTCGTCATATCTGGTGGTGACTGATGACATTTTATACCCGAAATTTCAATTGGACTTAATACATCAATATCTAAATTTTTTAGCTCTTTTAATAAATTTAGACTATAACTTAACCAACCTGTTGGCTGTACCGGAGCAAAAGATAAATTTACTAATATAGGCATAATATAATTACTACATTATTAATTAGACATAGGTGTTTGAATAGTAGATTTTTTAACTGTAAATAACAAAATAATAATCTTTAAACTATTCGGATTAGTTGTGGTTATAAACTCTCCAAAGAATTTATAAAAAAGATATATACGTAATAGGATATTTTCCCAGAAAGGACGATGCTTTTGATAGTAATAAATCTGGCTACGTCTATATTCAATAGCCATTATATTCGCAGCCTTTTGAATCGAATATCCTTTCAAATGGATTAAAGATACATGAGGCGTGTAGATAATTTTATATCCTTGATACTGCGCTCTTTGGCATAAATCTGATTCTTCAAAATACATGAAAAAGTTTTCATCAAATCCACCTAATTTATGAAATAAACTTGAACGCATAAAACAAGCCGCCCCTACAACAATATCGACTTCTTGAATTTCTTGGAATTTCTGCTCAATCAAATTTTTCTGAGAGATATTTTGATAATCTCGATGCAGCCGACGAGCTTGATATTCCCCTTTAATTCCTAATGCTGGCGAAACAGAAATTTGTAAAGTACCATCAGGATTCAGCAATTTTGGCCCAATAATTCCTACTTGTAGGTCTGCTTGCATCAACTCAATTAAATGCGGTAGAATATTACTAATAACTATAGTATCAGTATTTAATAATAATAAAAATTCTCCATTAGCAACTTTTGCTCCTGCATTATTTCCTGCTCCAAAACCGCGATTTGTAGCTTGTCTAATTAAACTAACTTCAGGAAAATTTTCTACAATTAATTCCAAACTACCATCGCTAGAGGCATTATCTACAACAATAATTTCATAAGCAGGTATATCAATAAGTTTTTTTATAGAGTTTAAACAGTCTGGTAAAACTTCCGATCCATTATAGTTAACTAAAATAATCGATACTGCAATGGGTTGTTTCCGTGTCATTTTCTTTGGGTACTATTCTTGGTTCTTTAACATCTTGTAAATATTTTAAGTAGCAGTTTTTGAACTTGTTTAATATCGAATAATACTTTGAGAATCCAAATTCGTAGTCCTATGCCTTCAGAACCATATCCCATGCACCAACTTTGGTAGCAAAGCTTGAGAATAGGTAAACCGAAATCTAATCGTAGAGTATCAAAAGGATTAGCTCGGCTTGAATTAGTTTCATGCTGAAAACGATCGTAAAGTGCTTTACTCAAGTTATAATGAAATAAATAGCTCTTACCCGTAATTCGATATTTCTTACTAGCCCATACTATGAATTCAGTGTATATCTTCCCAGCATCTTGCACTACCCCAACTGTATTAGAACTGTGAATCCTATAACGGA
Protein-coding sequences here:
- the rfbD gene encoding dTDP-4-dehydrorhamnose reductase produces the protein MSKSILLIGSNGQVGKELEQILPSYGDIISVIRPTVDLAQPDTLRNFIRAKQPQIIINAAAYTAVDKAESEPEVANAINAIAPLIIAQESQKLGAFLIHISTDYVFDGNGYRPYQETDVTNPLSVYGKTKLAGEEAIRETCAHHLILRTAWVYGTFGKSNFVKTMLRLGAERQEIRVVADQIGSPTWAQDIAAVIAQTTLQLAPEISGTYHYTNSGVASWYDFAVAIFEEAQQLGFPLKLERIVPITTAEYPTPARRPAYSVLACGKIAGILGTYPPHWRQRLRQMLQDWVLGTGDWGLGIGKTLP
- a CDS encoding glycosyltransferase family 4 protein: MPILVNLSFAPVQPTGWLSYSLNLLKELKNLDIDVLSPIEISGIKCHQSPPDMTTDFGMKGHLKRLLWTQFKLPNLYRKMKSTLLFSPIPEAPLFSSCSYVVTVHDLIPLRFPQWFSITQRLYCSYYIRAVIRQSKHVICDSMATAEDLSKFLGVTEDKITVIPLAYDSEKFRFLDLPTQNYFLFLGRYNPHKNPERLITAFAALPNRQDYELWLVGPSDRRYTPTLTAQVAELGITNQVKFLDYVPYDELPKIINEAIALVFPSLWEGFGLPVLEAMACGTPVITSNLSSLPEVAGDAAILIDPYNTGEITEAMQAIATNSGLRSRLSSQGITHCQQFSWEKTGKATVEVLSRYI
- a CDS encoding BlaI/MecI/CopY family transcriptional regulator, producing MAPLPDYRPKQLSLGPLEAEILNIIWELGSATVKDVHDRILTDPNRELAYTSVTTVLRRLTDKGWLACDKKERAFYWRPMLSKQQSDVIKAHEQLQRFLAVGNPDVVAAFADSLDEAASEQIAAIAKRIQSARQAREEK
- a CDS encoding glucose-1-phosphate thymidylyltransferase, which produces MKALILSGGKGTRLRPLTYSGAKQLVPVANKPVLWYGIEEMVATGITDIGIIISPETGTEVQGKTGNGECFGANITYIEQDRPLGLAHAVQIARPFLGDSPFVMYLGDNLIQLGELRYFLQQFSQQQPDALILLRSVANPSAFGVAEVDDTGRVLQLIEKPKDPPSNLALVGVYFFSHVIFDAIANIQPSTRGELEITDAIQYLINQDKQVLAYKLQGWWLDTGKKDDLLEANRLILDTYLKASVLGEVDAQSQIIGRVQIGAKSQVINCTIRGPVVIGSNCHLENCFIGPYSSIANNVTLIDTDLEHSVILEGAKIAGIHQRIIDSVIGQRAQLTLAPRRPKALRFLIGDDCQIELT
- the rfbC gene encoding dTDP-4-dehydrorhamnose 3,5-epimerase, producing MSIVRTKIPEVIQLEPQVFADDRGFFFEAYNDRKFAQETGIVANFVQDNHSCSKQNVLRGLHYQIHQPQGKLVRAIVGTIFDVAVDIRKSSTTFGKWVGYELSAENKRLLWIPPGFAHGFLVLSEIAEVLYKATDYYAPQGDRTILWNDPDLAIDWPVSATPILSAKDQAGKSLRTAEVFN
- a CDS encoding 2-phosphosulfolactate phosphatase family protein, which codes for MKLFVYHTPELTPTGKAPECAIAVDVLRATSTIATVLAAGGEAVQVFSDLDRLIEVSEKWPSEKRLRAGERGGAKVPGFELGNSPLDCTPELVQGRRLFISTTNGTRALQRVQDSPNLLAAALINRAAVVQFVIEKQPETVWIVGSGWEGSFSLEDTVCAGAIAHSILQQTQFSPEELAGNDEVAGAIALYSQWQDNLLGLFHQASHGQRLLRLDCLDDLKYCSQTDILDVLPIQHETGVLKRG
- a CDS encoding glycosyltransferase family 2 protein, whose product is MTRKQPIAVSIILVNYNGSEVLPDCLNSIKKLIDIPAYEIIVVDNASSDGSLELIVENFPEVSLIRQATNRGFGAGNNAGAKVANGEFLLLLNTDTIVISNILPHLIELMQADLQVGIIGPKLLNPDGTLQISVSPALGIKGEYQARRLHRDYQNISQKNLIEQKFQEIQEVDIVVGAACFMRSSLFHKLGGFDENFFMYFEESDLCQRAQYQGYKIIYTPHVSLIHLKGYSIQKAANIMAIEYRRSQIYYYQKHRPFWENILLRIYLFYKFFGEFITTTNPNSLKIIILLFTVKKSTIQTPMSN